A single window of Flavobacterium aestivum DNA harbors:
- the recO gene encoding DNA repair protein RecO, producing the protein MLVKTKAIVISSLKFQEKSLIVKCFTLSSGLKSYFVRDAFSSRRASQKMAYFQPLSIIEIEAVHKNKGALENFKEVKIATPFHSIHSDIFKSTIVLFLSEILHHSIHEEEKNESLFTFLETALHWLDNHDEISNFHLILMLETTKYLGFYPDISDMDMPFFEMIEGVFTPFHAISSLTEHETQLFKKLILLKLDSDQKTFHVIERQLLLKILIDYYSLHLDGFRRPKSLDVLKEVFS; encoded by the coding sequence TTGTTAGTCAAAACCAAAGCCATAGTAATTTCGTCTCTAAAATTTCAAGAGAAGAGTTTGATTGTAAAGTGCTTTACTTTATCGAGCGGATTAAAATCTTACTTTGTTCGGGATGCTTTTTCGTCTCGAAGGGCGAGTCAAAAAATGGCTTATTTTCAGCCTTTGAGTATTATAGAAATTGAGGCTGTACACAAAAACAAAGGAGCTTTAGAAAATTTTAAAGAGGTAAAAATAGCGACACCTTTTCATTCAATACATTCGGATATTTTTAAAAGCACCATCGTTTTATTTCTTTCCGAAATTTTGCACCATTCGATACACGAAGAAGAAAAAAATGAATCGCTATTTACTTTTCTTGAAACTGCTTTGCATTGGTTGGATAATCATGATGAAATCTCCAACTTCCATTTGATTCTAATGTTAGAAACCACAAAATATCTTGGGTTTTATCCTGATATTTCGGACATGGATATGCCTTTTTTCGAAATGATTGAAGGCGTTTTTACCCCTTTTCATGCCATTAGTTCATTAACAGAACACGAAACTCAGTTGTTTAAAAAACTAATTCTGTTAAAATTGGATAGCGATCAAAAAACTTTTCATGTAATTGAAAGACAATTGCTCTTAAAAATTCTAATCGATTATTATAGTTTGCATCTAGATGGTTTTAGGAGACCAAAATCCTTAGATGTTTTGAAAGAAGTTTTTTCTTGA
- a CDS encoding ATP-binding protein translates to MPFQTLKSFLIQSLSPTENETDQETYNFQNSFSEVLKRETTHDEAVILLLVLVPNILPNFFDEIIKEVYPEGGDIPELGGIRLDNHRGMLPTGETIQYILAKNDINNRLEIQQLFSPNHWFFKDQILTLEDVKEGEPLMSGRLILQPEMVHLLFFGEKLKPKFGPNFPAQEVTTKMEWEDLVVNESTHTHINQIKLWLKHHEQLRHDWGMAKQIAPGYRCLFYGPSGTGKTLTATLLGKEFSKEVYRINLSQVVSKYIGETEKNLEKIFVQAENKNWILLFDEADALFGKRTQTKSSNDKYANQEVSYLLQRVENFNGLVILTSNFKNNIDDAFLRRFNSIIHFNKPTAEERLKLWENSMPKKTTLKDHNILEIVAQNYDLNGAQIVSAIAFACLQTLDENTTVIDSQHILKGIELEYNKEEKLFIAPSLIPTTETFGN, encoded by the coding sequence ATGCCATTTCAAACCCTAAAATCATTCCTCATTCAATCGCTTAGTCCAACAGAAAACGAGACTGATCAGGAAACCTATAATTTTCAAAACTCATTTTCTGAAGTACTAAAAAGAGAAACTACCCATGACGAGGCGGTTATTTTGCTTTTGGTGCTTGTCCCTAATATCTTGCCTAATTTTTTTGATGAAATCATAAAAGAAGTATATCCTGAGGGTGGAGATATTCCGGAATTGGGAGGAATCCGATTGGACAATCACAGGGGAATGCTTCCTACCGGAGAAACGATACAATATATTTTGGCCAAAAATGATATTAATAATCGGCTGGAAATACAGCAATTATTTTCGCCTAATCATTGGTTCTTTAAAGATCAAATCCTAACGCTAGAAGATGTCAAAGAAGGAGAACCTTTAATGAGTGGACGCCTTATTTTACAACCAGAAATGGTTCATCTCTTGTTTTTTGGTGAAAAGTTAAAACCAAAATTTGGACCTAATTTCCCAGCCCAAGAAGTAACTACAAAAATGGAATGGGAAGATTTGGTAGTAAACGAAAGTACGCATACCCATATTAATCAAATTAAACTTTGGTTGAAACACCACGAACAATTGCGCCATGATTGGGGTATGGCAAAACAAATAGCGCCTGGTTATCGGTGTCTATTTTATGGACCATCCGGTACTGGAAAAACGCTTACTGCCACTTTACTTGGCAAAGAATTTTCTAAAGAAGTCTACCGTATTAATTTGTCTCAGGTAGTTTCTAAATACATTGGTGAAACCGAAAAAAATCTAGAGAAAATATTCGTTCAAGCCGAGAATAAAAATTGGATTCTCCTTTTTGATGAAGCTGATGCCCTTTTTGGGAAACGAACACAAACCAAATCGTCTAATGATAAGTATGCCAACCAGGAAGTAAGCTATTTATTGCAAAGAGTGGAAAATTTTAATGGATTGGTGATACTAACCTCCAATTTTAAAAATAATATCGATGATGCCTTTTTAAGGAGATTCAATTCTATTATTCATTTTAACAAACCCACAGCCGAGGAACGTTTAAAACTATGGGAGAATTCTATGCCTAAGAAAACAACACTCAAAGATCATAACATTCTTGAAATAGTTGCCCAAAATTACGACCTCAACGGTGCGCAGATAGTTTCGGCAATCGCTTTTGCTTGTCTACAAACACTTGATGAGAACACAACTGTAATCGATTCTCAACATATTCTGAAAGGAATTGAATTAGAATACAACAAAGAAGAAAAGCTTTTCATTGCGCCAAGTTTGATTCCTACTACAGAAACATTTGGAAATTAA
- a CDS encoding phage tail protein, with protein MGTAKVNYKPLIKPTRKKAPFFPPSKKKKVGDAALAVKKVKDKKTALKKEGEIDPNKVKSAAQILALQKSKIEKTAIEQKEHESPTQKVEETQSSVAVDLALKKSSKANSDQVGVMASQKTKPFDAEKFSKDILDNIKKVIPKNKQEIEEDQTSSKKMGVAQQNITDTLEQEKVNSGGDLDASVKTKPDETGIEFSKPELLPKENIGQPPVIQNAGIAPPLKTKKDNDLSAESQKIDNEMANNQVSETQLENGNEPDFQNSLTEKKESQLNAKETHNQYLKQAKPTANASKNLTQSLIVGGLAKMHTNRDKQLKEVDKDKESKKLEEEKIRTKVANDLNKIYKDTQFNVDTILTNLDKEVNKTFDKALEEANKTFEDNVRERTDVGILESIGNWIAGIPSDVEKVFREEQDKFIDYLRPIVKKIGILVETELTKATTEVENGRKATQDYKKNQDDDTKRIAGDIFDNALNKFTELETKISEANDGLKQNITTKFNEAVAKLEETFEKIKEENKSWLEKAYDAVVGVIQAIIEMKNLLFTVLAKVADTIGKIILDPIGFLSNLLDAIVLGFKNFGKNALEHLKKGFFEWLMGNMPPSIKFPKQWDLTGIFEFVMSVFGLTWENIKSRATKMYGATIVAALETGFEIFQIIRKDGLGGLWNYIKEKVGNLKVMVVDAIQTMLIDTVIKAGITWVISLFNPVGAFIKACKLIYDVISWFINNAKRILDLINSIVDSTALIVAGKITQAATFVENSLAKMVPIAIGFLAGLLGLGDLSKKVQALLDKIQAPINKAIDWVLEMAGKAVKGLLNLGKAGVKKLFSWLGLRKEFKGNDGNNHTLFFEGKEDKPILMVASDKKSYKNFLEKVVPDSNKDKSFAIEIANKIDELKGSKYTYPEGDPKRKDEELKRKKIIEFQLEKLSKVTSSFFGVLEEGDVNHKTVNRGGVSIGESVEVKHLSKKGRKDKVTGSAPGATNSLWEVLRKRKKGGGTYYIRGHLLNDNIFGPGTWNNMAPIPGSFNTGEMEPQVENEAKKAVQSGASINFNMKFIYGRTIPKINTNDSSEVKEIKNAEVHIPTSLKASLSLKISDENKELYTNKSLKINIDDNYEASKPEKIYVLNGKSYTELIQNGIQLKYAFKIFDHFSKANKTNLNNYVDQIGCEKENLLAQVQAKDPSYTGISQF; from the coding sequence ATGGGAACCGCAAAAGTCAACTATAAACCACTAATAAAGCCAACCAGAAAAAAGGCTCCTTTCTTTCCACCTTCTAAAAAGAAGAAGGTGGGTGATGCTGCACTGGCCGTAAAAAAGGTTAAAGACAAAAAAACTGCACTAAAAAAAGAAGGAGAAATTGATCCTAATAAAGTAAAAAGTGCTGCGCAAATTCTAGCTCTGCAAAAGTCAAAAATTGAAAAAACTGCCATTGAGCAAAAAGAGCATGAAAGCCCAACTCAGAAAGTCGAGGAAACACAAAGTTCGGTTGCGGTAGATCTTGCCTTAAAAAAATCCAGTAAAGCAAACTCGGATCAGGTTGGCGTTATGGCCAGTCAAAAAACAAAACCTTTTGATGCCGAAAAATTTTCTAAAGACATATTAGACAACATAAAAAAGGTAATCCCAAAGAACAAACAGGAGATTGAGGAAGATCAAACCTCATCCAAAAAAATGGGAGTTGCCCAACAAAACATCACTGATACACTCGAACAGGAAAAAGTGAATTCAGGCGGTGACTTAGATGCATCTGTAAAGACAAAACCGGACGAAACGGGTATCGAATTCAGTAAGCCGGAATTACTGCCAAAAGAAAACATAGGCCAGCCTCCAGTGATCCAAAACGCTGGAATTGCACCGCCACTCAAGACTAAAAAAGACAACGATTTATCTGCCGAATCCCAGAAAATCGATAATGAAATGGCTAATAATCAAGTTTCGGAAACACAATTGGAGAATGGAAATGAGCCTGATTTTCAGAATTCATTAACCGAAAAAAAAGAAAGCCAGCTCAATGCCAAAGAGACGCACAACCAGTATCTAAAACAAGCAAAACCGACTGCAAATGCCTCAAAAAACCTAACACAATCACTCATTGTAGGCGGATTGGCAAAAATGCATACCAATAGGGATAAACAATTAAAAGAGGTTGATAAAGACAAAGAGTCCAAGAAACTAGAAGAAGAAAAAATACGAACAAAGGTCGCTAATGACCTCAACAAAATATACAAAGACACCCAGTTCAATGTAGATACTATCCTGACCAATCTGGATAAGGAAGTAAACAAAACTTTTGATAAGGCTCTAGAAGAAGCCAACAAAACTTTTGAAGATAACGTTCGTGAAAGAACCGATGTTGGTATACTGGAATCTATTGGTAATTGGATTGCCGGTATCCCAAGCGATGTAGAGAAAGTATTCAGAGAAGAACAGGATAAATTTATTGACTATCTAAGGCCTATTGTAAAAAAAATAGGGATACTTGTAGAAACCGAATTGACAAAAGCTACAACAGAAGTTGAAAATGGTCGGAAAGCAACACAAGATTATAAGAAAAATCAGGACGATGATACCAAAAGAATTGCTGGAGATATTTTTGATAATGCATTAAACAAATTCACGGAACTTGAAACTAAAATTAGTGAAGCAAACGATGGATTGAAACAAAACATTACCACGAAATTCAATGAAGCAGTAGCAAAACTGGAAGAAACCTTCGAAAAAATAAAAGAAGAAAACAAAAGTTGGTTAGAGAAAGCCTATGATGCTGTCGTGGGAGTAATCCAAGCGATTATAGAAATGAAAAACCTTTTGTTTACGGTACTGGCAAAGGTGGCCGACACTATAGGGAAAATAATTCTTGACCCAATTGGTTTTCTATCCAATCTTTTGGATGCTATTGTTCTAGGATTTAAAAATTTCGGTAAAAATGCATTAGAACATCTCAAAAAAGGATTTTTTGAATGGTTAATGGGTAATATGCCTCCATCGATAAAATTTCCAAAACAATGGGACTTAACCGGTATTTTTGAATTTGTGATGTCAGTATTTGGACTCACTTGGGAGAATATCAAATCCAGAGCTACCAAAATGTATGGCGCAACCATAGTTGCAGCTCTAGAAACGGGTTTCGAAATCTTCCAGATCATTAGAAAAGATGGACTAGGCGGATTATGGAATTACATTAAAGAAAAAGTTGGTAACCTAAAAGTGATGGTCGTAGATGCCATACAAACCATGCTTATCGACACCGTCATCAAAGCGGGAATTACTTGGGTTATTAGTTTATTTAATCCCGTTGGTGCTTTTATAAAAGCCTGTAAACTTATCTATGATGTAATTAGCTGGTTTATAAATAATGCTAAAAGAATATTAGATTTAATCAACAGTATTGTCGACAGTACCGCTCTAATTGTAGCGGGCAAAATAACTCAGGCCGCAACATTTGTAGAAAACTCACTGGCCAAAATGGTTCCTATAGCCATTGGCTTTTTAGCCGGATTATTGGGACTTGGCGATTTGAGCAAAAAAGTTCAAGCTCTATTAGATAAGATTCAAGCCCCGATAAATAAAGCAATTGATTGGGTCCTTGAAATGGCAGGAAAAGCAGTAAAAGGATTGCTGAATTTGGGAAAAGCAGGAGTAAAAAAACTATTTTCTTGGTTAGGGTTAAGAAAAGAGTTTAAAGGAAATGATGGAAATAATCACACCTTATTTTTTGAAGGAAAAGAAGACAAACCAATATTAATGGTTGCTAGTGATAAAAAAAGTTATAAAAATTTTCTTGAAAAAGTAGTACCAGATTCAAATAAAGATAAATCTTTTGCTATTGAAATAGCTAACAAAATTGATGAACTTAAAGGCAGTAAATACACCTATCCTGAGGGTGACCCAAAAAGAAAAGACGAAGAATTAAAAAGAAAAAAAATAATTGAATTTCAATTAGAAAAGTTAAGTAAAGTGACAAGTTCATTTTTTGGCGTTTTAGAAGAAGGAGATGTAAATCATAAAACCGTTAATCGTGGAGGTGTTAGCATTGGAGAAAGTGTTGAAGTAAAACACCTTTCTAAAAAAGGAAGAAAAGACAAAGTAACTGGTTCTGCTCCTGGAGCTACAAATAGTTTATGGGAAGTTTTAAGGAAAAGAAAAAAAGGAGGGGGAACTTATTACATAAGAGGTCATTTATTAAACGATAATATTTTCGGACCTGGCACTTGGAATAACATGGCTCCAATTCCTGGATCATTTAATACAGGCGAAATGGAACCTCAAGTAGAAAACGAAGCAAAAAAAGCGGTTCAGTCTGGAGCGTCTATAAACTTTAATATGAAATTTATATATGGTAGAACAATTCCAAAAATTAATACTAATGACTCTAGTGAAGTAAAAGAAATTAAAAATGCTGAAGTTCATATTCCAACAAGTTTGAAAGCTAGTTTGTCATTAAAAATAAGTGATGAAAATAAAGAACTATATACCAATAAATCTTTGAAAATAAATATTGATGACAATTATGAAGCATCAAAACCGGAAAAAATCTATGTTTTGAATGGAAAATCATATACTGAACTTATTCAAAATGGAATTCAATTAAAATATGCATTCAAAATATTTGATCACTTTTCTAAAGCAAATAAGACAAATTTAAATAATTATGTTGACCAGATTGGTTGTGAAAAAGAAAATCTATTAGCACAAGTTCAAGCAAAAGACCCTAGCTATACTGGGATTTCTCAATTTTAA
- a CDS encoding contractile injection system tape measure protein: protein MHLIQQNILDIECSSSSFGKEVQSSIGNIMEKEFYPKVALLLDQYSRDNHTWKIENLEIQLPTLSKKNWKEQFVQHSLLQIEEYLKSNSSYLELLQKQEISSYESLIPFEKQAFYLFIEYLKTGLLLENSRFKSLVEIEKNCAIDDSNIKEIISLFEENPNALIRFIFNINKKFQEEVASKITQLQIRIKSFLNNVIPIEKTHLSKTEYQQWVTFFLWVLYFFKPNNTSQKNWATTLHEYSKQYWGFSEAQLSTIAVNLKEHSKTNSVVDALNDFVVIWDSILSLDTKDKLQETTKDKISNSNTEERNLELKLQELFAKVNLSNEQPEEVNGQNKLEAIYIKNAGLVLFHPFLESLFSQLDLYKDGDWASKKNQHKAVLLTQYLIYDEEKIAENELTLNKILCGLAIENVVNIQIEFSEYEIEKCQKLLQAVLQHWKVLKDTSIQGLRETFLQRDGKIVLKENETIELWVEQKGVDILLAQLPWGISMIQTPWMENYLHCNWD, encoded by the coding sequence ATGCATCTTATCCAACAAAATATTCTCGATATAGAATGTTCTTCTTCCTCATTTGGGAAAGAGGTACAATCCAGTATTGGCAATATCATGGAGAAAGAATTTTATCCCAAAGTAGCATTATTATTAGACCAATATTCACGAGATAATCATACTTGGAAAATTGAAAACTTAGAAATTCAATTGCCAACTCTTTCAAAAAAAAATTGGAAAGAACAATTTGTTCAACATTCCTTGTTACAAATAGAAGAATATTTAAAATCAAATTCTTCGTATTTAGAACTTCTTCAAAAACAAGAAATAAGTTCTTATGAAAGTCTGATTCCTTTTGAAAAACAAGCTTTTTATTTATTTATAGAATATCTTAAAACTGGTTTATTACTTGAAAACTCAAGGTTTAAATCACTTGTTGAAATAGAAAAAAATTGTGCGATTGATGATTCTAATATCAAAGAGATAATATCATTATTCGAAGAAAATCCAAATGCATTAATTCGGTTTATTTTTAATATAAATAAAAAATTTCAAGAAGAAGTTGCATCAAAAATTACACAATTACAGATACGTATAAAGTCATTTTTGAATAATGTAATACCAATTGAAAAAACTCATTTGTCAAAAACTGAATATCAACAATGGGTTACATTTTTTCTTTGGGTTTTATATTTTTTTAAACCGAACAATACATCTCAAAAAAACTGGGCTACCACTTTGCATGAATATTCAAAACAGTATTGGGGATTTTCGGAAGCACAACTTTCAACTATAGCAGTAAACTTGAAAGAACATTCTAAAACAAATAGTGTCGTTGATGCATTGAATGATTTTGTAGTGATTTGGGATTCAATACTATCATTAGATACAAAAGATAAACTTCAAGAAACAACAAAGGATAAAATCAGTAATAGCAATACCGAAGAAAGAAATCTAGAACTCAAATTGCAAGAACTATTTGCAAAAGTGAATCTAAGTAATGAGCAGCCCGAAGAAGTCAATGGTCAAAATAAATTAGAAGCTATTTATATTAAAAATGCAGGATTGGTTCTTTTTCATCCTTTCTTAGAATCTTTATTTAGTCAATTAGACCTTTATAAAGATGGCGATTGGGCTTCTAAAAAGAATCAGCATAAAGCTGTTTTGTTGACGCAATATTTAATTTATGATGAAGAAAAAATTGCAGAAAATGAATTGACTCTAAATAAAATTTTATGTGGATTAGCAATCGAAAATGTGGTTAATATACAAATAGAATTCTCAGAATATGAAATTGAAAAATGCCAAAAACTACTTCAAGCGGTTTTGCAACATTGGAAAGTATTAAAAGATACTTCTATTCAAGGATTAAGAGAAACTTTTTTACAAAGAGACGGGAAAATAGTTCTAAAAGAAAATGAAACTATAGAATTATGGGTAGAGCAAAAAGGAGTTGACATTCTTCTAGCTCAATTACCATGGGGAATTTCTATGATACAAACCCCGTGGATGGAAAACTATTTGCATTGTAATTGGGACTAA